A stretch of DNA from Halorubrum sp. BOL3-1:
GTCAGTGATCTCCCGCACGTCGCCCGCGACCGCGGTCACGCGGTCGGTCACGCCGTTCCGCTCGGCGTTCTCGCGGAGGTACTCGACCGCGCGCTCGTTGAGGTCGCAGGCGACAACGTCGGCGCCGCGGGCCCCCATCGGGACCGCGTACGGTCCCACGCCGGCGAACATGTCGACCGCCGATTCCCCGGCGTCGACCTGCTCGACCACGCGGTGACGCTCGGTCGCGAGTCGCGGGGAGAAGTACACCGCCGCGACGTCGAGCGCGAACTCGTGGCCGTACTCGCGGTGGACCGTCTCGGTCCCGTTCCCGGCCAGCACGTCCCACCGGCGGACGCGGAGCTCGCCCTCGATCGGGGAGGCGCGGTTGAGGACCGTCTCGCAGGGGACGTGGGAGGCCATCACGGCGTCTGCGACCGCTCGCGCGCGCTCGTCGTCGTCCTCGTCGATTATGACGATGTCGCCCAACCGCTCCAGCGAGGGCTCGTAACCGAGAATCTCCGCGGGCGTCGTGGGACGGTCGCGCGCCGCCGCGTCGCGCTCGACGATCCGGTCCGCGAGGTCGGCGGGCACCCGGTCGCGCCCCGTGACGGGGATGTAGAT
This window harbors:
- a CDS encoding class I SAM-dependent methyltransferase family protein, giving the protein MSVPCVAVDRERGETVRSRLADADALDGDHEIAVDGDTIYIPVTGRDRVPADLADRIVERDAAARDRPTTPAEILGYEPSLERLGDIVIIDEDDDERARAVADAVMASHVPCETVLNRASPIEGELRVRRWDVLAGNGTETVHREYGHEFALDVAAVYFSPRLATERHRVVEQVDAGESAVDMFAGVGPYAVPMGARGADVVACDLNERAVEYLRENAERNGVTDRVTAVAGDVREITDSHADTADRLVMNLPHSADDFLDTAVALAGDDCAVHYYDIQHEDDPFGPGRRAIEAAAGDAYAVDVETERVVRSYAPHEYNVCLDVRLTRDGE